The Channa argus isolate prfri chromosome 14, Channa argus male v1.0, whole genome shotgun sequence genome includes a window with the following:
- the LOC137098110 gene encoding transcription termination factor 4, mitochondrial-like isoform X1, with the protein MGTRVAVSQVLRWTVKNASAFSPIQFGRCHLQPLCIRRFCSSTMQNNITLQSAKENHELRPLAQKPDSELSLRSLLDMGFTDTQAEQICESVSKFRGGGFTKHALSSLTTLFGLGLNPTSVLKVLQKCPELYTVKESQLQQRIGNLRKVGFVEGSLQRLVVYYPQILTVPVKTIKNVVLFLREKCLFTVQQVTDILRDSPAIVQEDLGQVEYKFQYVYFRMGVKQAEMVKSRLFRFKLDEVRCRHCFLERRGLYETPDKKGQTFIINPKLDSFLKVAQDTFLTEVAKASAEEYSVFQRLMAREWQEEDRHHSRIEADSDDEEVEEDEDDEETSGKSGYRKQRKT; encoded by the exons ATGGGAACCCGTGTCGCTGTCAGTCAG GTCCTTCGGTGGACTGTGAAAAATGCCTCTGCATTCAGTCCAATTCAGTTTGGGAGATGTCACCTCCAGCCTTTGTGCATCAGAAGGTTCTGTTCCTCCACAATGCAGAATAACATTACTCTGCAGTCAGCAAAAGAAAACCACGAACTGCGTCCTCTAGCTCAGAAGCCGGACTCGGAATTGTCCCTGCGCTCTTTGCTCGATATGGGATTCACAGACACCCAGGCAGAGCAGATATGCGAGTCCGTGTCCAAATTTAGAGGAGGGGGCTTTACCAAACACGCTCTGTCCAGCCTCACAACCCTGTTTGGCTTGGGGCTCAACCCTACCAGTGTGCTGAAGGTGCTGCAGAAGTGTCCTGAACTTTACACTGTCAAAGAATCCCAGCTTCAGCAGCGCATAGGCAACCTCAGGAAAGTAGGATTTGTTGAAG GGAGTCTTCAAAGACTAGTGGTCTATTACCCTCAGATCCTGACTGTGCCtgtgaagacaataaaaaatgtggTGCTGTTCCTCAGAGAAAAGTGCCTGTTTACAGTACAGCAGGTCACAGACATCCTCAGAGACAGTCCAGCCATAGTACAGGAGGACCTGGGTCAGGTGGAGTACAAGTTTCAG TACGTCTATTTCCGAATGGGTGTGAAACAAGCAGAGATGGTAAAATCCAGGTTATTCCGATTCAAGCTGGATGAAGTTCGCTGTCGACATTGTTTTCTTGAGCGCAGGGGTCTTTACGAAACCCCAGACAAGAAAGGACAGACGTTCATTATCAACCCCAAACTGGACAGTTTCCTTAAGGTTGCCCAAGACACGTTTCTCACAGAAGTTGCCAAAGCATCAGCAGAGGAGTACAGTGTATTTCAGAGGCTGATGGCAAGGGAGTGGCAGGAAGAAGATCGGCATCATAGCAGGATTGAAGCTGATAGTGAtgatgaggaggtggaggaggatgaagatgatgaggagaCCAGCGGAAAAAGTGGATAtaggaaacagagaaagacatga
- the LOC137098110 gene encoding probable G-protein coupled receptor 148 isoform X2, whose amino-acid sequence MASPSYISNLTQEWMESLQRWHLDFFLIPPTVITLATLMVNPVLLACILLSRALRHETRYLLVANTLTADMIFLILNLTTVICNTVRARIPLLACELVTAVIVTTYSCAILTITLMVVDTYAAVRWPLRYHDILPPTRTQWILLGVWVVAALYPFTLVIMMEVERKNPHEDVPLCLVLVSLGFIQAKNIMLIHIYFFVAALICTLLIFYCYIRLYMVTRTQGIWQNRFSRARVTLRAHGVLLLLYFTPGFAFTLELSMFQRKDISQDVRVWISTINMCVFMMLPRAFAPYLYGLRYREISDTVMQLLHREKSLRQIAA is encoded by the coding sequence ATGGCGTCACCAAGCTACATCTCAAACCTCACACAGGAGTGGATGGAGAGTCTACAGAGGTGGCACCTGGATTTCTTTTTGATTCCCCCCACAGTAATCACTCTGGCCACCTTGATGGTCAACCCAGTTCTCCTAGCATGCATCCTTCTTTCCCGTGCCTTGCGGCATGAGACACGCTACCTGCTGGTGGCCAACACCCTGACAGCAGATATGATCTTTCTCATCCTAAACCTGACCACAGTGATTTGTAACACTGTGAGAGCTCGGATACCCTTGTTGGCTTGCGAGCTGGTTACAGCTGTCATTGTAACCACCTACTCCTGTGCCATCCTCACCATCACCCTCATGGTGGTTGACACCTATGCTGCAGTCCGCTGGCCTCTTCGTTACCATGATATTCTTCCACCTACTCGCACCCAGTGGATACTGCTGGGGGTGTGGGTGGTGGCAGCTTTGTACCCTTTTACACTGGTGATTATGATggaggtggagagaaaaaatCCCCATGAAGATGTGCCGCTCTGTTTGGTCCTCGTCTCCCTTGGTTTCATTCAGGCCAAAAACATAATGTTGATCCACATCTATTTCTTTGTAGCAGCTCTCATCTGCACTCTACtgattttttattgctacattcGGCTCTACATGGTAACAAGGACCCAGGGCATCTGGCAGAACCGCTTCTCCAGGGCCCGGGTCACACTGCGGGCTCATGGGGTTTTACTCCTGCTCTACTTTACCCCTGGCTTTGCTTTCACCCTGGAGCTCTCTATGTTCCAGAGGAAAGACATAAGTCAAGATGTTCGAGTGTGGATCAGCacaataaatatgtgtgttttcatgatGCTGCCCAGGGCATTTGCTCCTTACCTGTATGGGCTGAGGTACAGGGAGATCTCTGATACAGTCATGCAGCTGCTTCATCGGGAAAAAAGCCTTAGGCAGATCGCAGCATAA